The Clostridium septicum genome contains a region encoding:
- a CDS encoding NEAT domain-containing protein, whose product MTILIMKKNLSKTLAMLVFITNAGIMTTPTFANTLNSEPKIVSGENKQELKVPVKPMNATTKVIKDEEKPEDQWNSELLIGFASNDESKEREFYDNVTSVKVNGAEYTKSYLNTNKTYIASKFYGGIEVRSNEFKDDINIIEIKATSYYDMIIEVKKDGTELAYKLINPNTSEIINPEDIKDKDNKKLDDKDSNNNPSTEIGKQEEKKDNEALGEKPQGEESKEIKGNLNDLADGIYTINFKAFKEENPSEESMLGGFFDNNVKLEVKGGKKTLTFLNTVMSSMIYDFRLDNNGEFKESKSENIGSINASGEYKYKSFTVEAGDLAVPNTVGVLVSAMGGQKNDIGNIEKYKKAILQFESSYKEGWNGFETINNEVSESEKLNSALIKAGLDIDKNGQVTPEEVSKYSKDTLNLSGKELTDISLLKHLNSNVKELYLAANRIKELPEGIFDNLVNLEKLSLSSNLIEELPEGIFDKLTKLEELQLGRVKLKSLDANVFKNLKNLKSIGLVENKGLEELPDDIFSGLDSLEGIYMYEGSLKKIPSSVFTLTNLRSLHLNNNNLEIIPDEFDKLPNLRGISLNNNIIKELPKSIYNLKDLTTLALENNELTSVPNNIKELFPNLYGIDLTLNKLKNANDITGQVKVTPQKNSMNLSLKAENQKILLDYDLSALDIMAWSYYGDEDVKTVEDYKNWVKDKDVVDFLNEKDNDWKIVTEIQKKNKDGNYKTIDTVTILDKADEPLNYVDKTMKNGDEYRVIKTLTRTGGLELVVFTDVQEAVAKADEIKVDNDNQYKDGVYEVKNSIEDTSETGKAMVRRVLKDTTNMDVRDGKNYLTLEVNPQGMLDNYRILVDDSEVNYEKETLDNGMLKLKFEIPSLDAKVSMKLYVIPMARDVEFTVAHDKESVKLISANKENEDNKPSADNNSTKPNTTNPSTTKSSEDKTSNNELNVTEHNNKVNEKLEDAVVKGKLYTVQNEVSHEREVGREMARKYLEKTSKIEEIDGKMYATITFNNSQFMKEFKIDVNGEDVNYEIVERNGDLLSLRFEIPNIDSDVKVKMFVIPMNSNVEFGVKFLKNTLNLVKEYEVKKSELKQGGKLPYTGGLASGGLVTTLGSMLLGVGAFMSRRKRK is encoded by the coding sequence CTACAAAGGTTATTAAAGATGAAGAAAAACCTGAAGATCAGTGGAATAGTGAATTATTAATAGGATTCGCATCAAATGATGAAAGTAAAGAGAGAGAGTTCTATGATAATGTAACTTCAGTTAAAGTGAATGGAGCAGAATATACCAAAAGTTATTTAAATACAAATAAAACTTATATAGCAAGTAAATTTTATGGTGGTATAGAGGTTAGAAGTAACGAATTTAAAGATGATATAAATATTATAGAAATCAAAGCAACAAGTTATTATGATATGATTATAGAAGTTAAAAAGGATGGAACGGAATTAGCTTATAAACTAATAAATCCTAATACTAGTGAGATTATAAATCCAGAAGATATAAAAGATAAAGATAATAAAAAATTAGATGATAAAGACTCAAATAATAATCCTTCTACTGAAATTGGAAAGCAGGAAGAGAAAAAAGATAATGAGGCTTTAGGGGAGAAACCTCAAGGGGAAGAAAGTAAGGAAATAAAAGGAAATTTAAATGATCTTGCAGATGGAATTTATACAATAAACTTTAAGGCTTTTAAGGAAGAAAATCCAAGTGAAGAATCTATGCTAGGTGGATTCTTTGATAATAATGTAAAGCTTGAAGTTAAGGGTGGAAAGAAGACTTTAACATTTTTAAATACAGTTATGTCTAGTATGATTTATGATTTTAGGTTAGATAATAATGGTGAATTTAAAGAAAGCAAATCAGAGAATATAGGAAGCATTAATGCTAGTGGAGAGTATAAATATAAGAGTTTTACAGTAGAAGCTGGAGATTTAGCAGTACCAAATACTGTGGGAGTACTTGTTAGTGCCATGGGTGGACAAAAAAATGATATAGGAAATATCGAAAAATATAAAAAAGCTATATTGCAATTTGAGAGTAGTTATAAAGAAGGATGGAATGGATTTGAAACAATAAATAATGAAGTTTCAGAAAGTGAAAAATTAAATAGTGCATTAATAAAAGCAGGATTAGATATAGATAAAAATGGACAAGTTACACCGGAAGAAGTATCAAAGTACTCTAAAGATACTTTAAATTTATCTGGAAAAGAATTAACTGATATATCATTATTAAAGCATCTTAATTCTAATGTTAAAGAATTATATTTAGCTGCAAATAGAATAAAGGAATTACCAGAAGGGATTTTTGATAATTTAGTTAACTTAGAAAAACTATCTTTGAGTTCAAATTTAATTGAGGAATTACCAGAAGGAATATTTGATAAATTAACTAAGTTAGAAGAATTGCAATTAGGTAGAGTAAAGTTAAAAAGCTTAGATGCTAATGTATTTAAGAATCTTAAAAATCTAAAAAGTATAGGATTAGTAGAAAATAAAGGCTTAGAAGAATTACCAGATGATATATTTAGTGGATTAGATTCTCTTGAAGGAATTTATATGTATGAGGGTTCTTTAAAGAAAATACCTTCATCAGTATTTACATTAACTAATCTAAGAAGTTTACATTTAAATAATAATAACTTAGAAATAATACCTGATGAATTTGACAAACTTCCTAATTTAAGAGGAATAAGCTTAAATAATAATATTATAAAAGAACTTCCTAAATCCATATATAATCTTAAAGATTTAACTACATTAGCTTTAGAGAATAATGAATTAACATCAGTTCCAAATAATATAAAAGAATTGTTTCCTAATTTATATGGAATAGACCTTACTTTAAATAAACTTAAAAATGCAAATGATATAACTGGACAGGTAAAGGTTACTCCACAAAAAAATTCAATGAATTTAAGTTTAAAAGCCGAAAATCAAAAAATCTTATTAGATTATGATTTATCTGCATTAGATATAATGGCTTGGTCATATTATGGTGATGAAGATGTTAAAACTGTAGAAGATTATAAGAACTGGGTTAAAGACAAGGATGTTGTAGATTTTTTAAATGAAAAAGATAATGACTGGAAGATAGTTACTGAAATTCAAAAGAAGAATAAAGATGGAAATTATAAAACTATTGATACAGTAACTATATTAGATAAAGCAGATGAGCCATTAAATTATGTTGATAAAACTATGAAAAATGGGGATGAATATAGAGTTATAAAAACATTAACTAGAACAGGCGGTTTGGAACTTGTAGTATTTACAGATGTGCAAGAAGCAGTGGCAAAAGCAGATGAAATTAAAGTTGATAATGATAATCAATACAAAGATGGGGTTTATGAAGTTAAAAACAGTATAGAGGATACAAGTGAAACTGGCAAGGCAATGGTAAGAAGAGTATTGAAAGATACAACTAATATGGATGTTAGAGATGGTAAGAATTATTTAACCTTAGAAGTAAATCCTCAAGGTATGTTAGATAACTATAGAATTCTTGTAGATGATTCAGAAGTTAATTATGAAAAAGAAACTTTAGATAATGGCATGTTAAAATTAAAATTTGAAATACCAAGTTTAGATGCAAAGGTGTCTATGAAGTTATACGTAATTCCTATGGCAAGAGATGTAGAATTTACAGTAGCTCATGATAAAGAAAGTGTAAAATTAATTAGTGCTAATAAAGAAAATGAAGACAATAAACCATCTGCAGACAATAATTCTACTAAACCAAACACAACTAATCCAAGCACAACAAAATCGAGTGAAGATAAAACTTCTAATAATGAATTAAATGTTACAGAACATAATAATAAAGTAAATGAAAAATTAGAAGATGCAGTTGTAAAAGGAAAATTATATACTGTGCAAAATGAAGTTTCTCACGAGAGAGAAGTTGGAAGAGAAATGGCAAGAAAATACTTGGAAAAAACTTCAAAAATAGAAGAAATAGATGGAAAAATGTATGCAACAATTACATTTAACAATTCACAATTTATGAAGGAATTTAAAATAGATGTCAATGGAGAAGACGTCAACTATGAAATAGTTGAAAGAAATGGAGATTTATTAAGTTTAAGATTTGAAATTCCTAATATAGATTCTGATGTTAAAGTTAAAATGTTTGTAATACCTATGAATTCTAATGTAGAGTTTGGAGTTAAATTCTTAAAGAATACTTTAAATCTTGTAAAAGAATATGAGGTTAAAAAGTCAGAGTTAAAGCAAGGAGGAAAGCTACCATATACAGGTGGATTAGCTTCAGGTGGATTAGTTACTACATTAGGTTCAATGCTTTTAGGAGTAGGAGCATTTATGAGTAGAAGAAAAAGAAAGTAG
- the istB gene encoding IS21-like element helper ATPase IstB, whose protein sequence is MVTNSAYMQLINNLEYLKLKQMVNHLDEVIDFSTKNKLSFVDTLIKLTSHEIDCKEANMIRSMVKVGAFPHTKELKDFDFNFQPGINQDQILDFASLRFLEAKENIVFLGTSGVGKTHLSTSIGIAAAKRRCSTYFIKCNDLLQQLKRANLENRLDSRLKHFSKYKLLIIDELGYLPIDKEDSKLFFQLIDMRYEKKSTIITTNINFNAWDEIFCDPIIANAILDRVLHHAHVVSITGNSYRLKDHFNFEEH, encoded by the coding sequence ATGGTAACTAATAGTGCGTATATGCAATTAATTAATAATTTAGAGTATTTAAAACTAAAGCAAATGGTTAATCATTTAGATGAAGTTATTGATTTTTCAACAAAAAATAAATTATCATTTGTTGATACTCTTATCAAACTTACATCTCATGAAATAGATTGTAAAGAAGCAAATATGATTAGATCAATGGTTAAGGTAGGAGCATTTCCCCATACTAAAGAACTTAAAGACTTTGATTTTAATTTTCAACCAGGAATAAATCAAGATCAAATATTAGATTTTGCATCATTACGCTTCTTGGAGGCAAAAGAAAATATTGTATTTTTAGGGACAAGCGGTGTAGGAAAGACTCACCTGTCAACTTCTATAGGTATCGCTGCCGCGAAGCGAAGATGTAGCACATACTTTATTAAATGTAATGATTTATTGCAACAATTAAAAAGGGCTAATTTAGAAAATAGGCTTGATTCAAGGCTTAAGCATTTTAGTAAGTACAAGCTTCTTATCATAGATGAATTAGGATATTTACCTATAGACAAAGAAGATTCAAAGCTATTTTTCCAACTTATAGATATGCGTTATGAAAAGAAAAGTACTATTATAACTACTAATATAAATTTTAATGCTTGGGATGAAATATTTTGCGATCCTATAATAGCTAATGCTATTTTAGATAGAGTACTTCATCACGCTCACGTAGTTTCTATTACTGGAAATTCTTATAGACTAAAAGATCATTTTAATTTTGAAGAGCACTAA
- the isdE gene encoding heme ABC transporter substrate-binding protein IsdE: MKRLLSIIIVVLVMTSFTGCYGPKGENKDIQTKKDGEVVVATSVAVTEILDKLGVSLTGVPTTNYTLPESTKDSVKVGNPMNPDLEKIKSLNPTVVVSVDTLGDDFKNTFIENNIPSEFVTLTSLDGLKESIKKLGDKFNKKEEADNLLNEISDKESEIAKKNYGKEKEKVLIIFGAPGSMMIGTSKCYVGNLVDIVGGKNIVENNSTSFVQLNIEEILKSNPDKILVMTHGDPEEAKNMVSKELKNNPMWQKLSAVKEDKVHYLDSKKFGMSANLKVIEALGELDSILHN, from the coding sequence ATGAAGAGACTATTATCCATAATAATAGTTGTTTTAGTTATGACATCTTTTACTGGGTGTTATGGCCCAAAAGGAGAAAATAAAGATATTCAAACTAAGAAAGATGGTGAAGTTGTAGTAGCAACATCAGTTGCTGTTACAGAGATACTTGATAAGTTAGGAGTAAGCTTAACAGGAGTGCCAACTACAAATTATACACTTCCTGAAAGTACAAAAGATTCTGTAAAAGTTGGAAATCCTATGAATCCAGATTTAGAAAAAATAAAGTCATTAAATCCAACTGTAGTAGTATCTGTAGATACATTAGGAGATGATTTTAAAAATACATTTATAGAAAACAATATACCAAGTGAATTTGTAACACTAACAAGTTTAGATGGGTTAAAGGAATCTATAAAAAAATTAGGAGATAAATTTAATAAAAAAGAAGAAGCAGATAATTTATTAAATGAAATTAGTGATAAAGAATCAGAAATAGCTAAAAAAAATTATGGAAAAGAAAAAGAGAAAGTTCTGATTATTTTTGGAGCACCTGGAAGTATGATGATTGGAACAAGCAAATGTTATGTAGGAAATTTAGTTGATATTGTTGGTGGAAAAAATATAGTTGAAAATAATTCAACTTCCTTTGTGCAATTAAATATAGAAGAAATTTTAAAAAGTAATCCAGATAAAATTTTAGTAATGACTCATGGAGACCCAGAAGAGGCTAAAAATATGGTATCAAAAGAATTAAAAAATAATCCTATGTGGCAGAAACTTTCAGCTGTTAAAGAAGACAAAGTTCATTATTTAGATAGTAAAAAATTTGGTATGAGTGCTAATCTTAAAGTTATAGAAGCTTTAGGTGAGTTAGATAGTATTTTACACAACTAA
- a CDS encoding IS6 family transposase, protein MNKTNIKCPRCHSNKLYKFGLDKQPNQKYQCQNCKRQFAPDKVSSRVLKNYPRCPKCGKGTYLHHSYKHYNRYKCNNKKCNHIIVNHHNFNIDPASSEAITGSLSMKGMRFPLQVIITALTLYYLNNTSTRAISQFLMSTFNIKVSHVTVANWSNKFAPYFKLKVDKFKHQVDLQSDDWHADETIVFINGIKHYLWLVIDSETRFIVSFHLSKYRDENSAFSLINEVKKYGSPFNLVTDRWPAYNEAIATLLPNTKHLPVKPMSSYINNNLIESFNKTFKAWYKSKKGFNSFEKANNLIFMFIFHYNFIRPHGSLNNLTPAEVAGFASNNITRQSWFIAS, encoded by the coding sequence ATGAACAAAACAAATATTAAATGTCCTCGCTGTCATTCAAATAAACTATATAAGTTTGGTTTAGACAAGCAGCCTAATCAAAAATATCAATGCCAAAATTGCAAGCGACAATTCGCTCCTGACAAAGTCAGTAGCCGAGTTTTAAAAAACTATCCTAGATGCCCTAAGTGCGGTAAAGGCACTTACTTACATCATTCCTACAAACATTATAATCGCTATAAATGTAATAATAAAAAATGTAACCATATTATAGTCAATCATCACAATTTTAACATTGATCCAGCTTCTAGCGAAGCTATTACCGGATCACTTTCTATGAAAGGCATGAGATTTCCTTTACAAGTGATTATTACTGCCTTAACTTTATACTATTTAAATAATACATCAACTAGAGCTATATCTCAGTTTCTTATGAGTACATTTAATATCAAAGTATCTCATGTAACTGTAGCTAATTGGAGTAATAAATTTGCTCCTTACTTCAAACTGAAAGTTGATAAATTTAAACATCAAGTAGATTTACAATCTGACGACTGGCATGCCGATGAGACTATTGTTTTTATTAATGGTATAAAGCACTATCTATGGCTAGTTATAGACTCCGAAACACGTTTTATAGTATCTTTTCATTTAAGTAAATATAGAGATGAAAACTCTGCTTTTTCTCTAATAAATGAGGTTAAAAAATACGGTTCTCCATTTAACTTAGTAACAGACAGATGGCCAGCTTATAACGAAGCGATAGCTACGCTATTACCGAATACAAAACATTTACCTGTAAAACCGATGTCTAGTTATATAAACAATAATCTTATAGAATCCTTTAATAAAACCTTTAAGGCTTGGTATAAATCTAAAAAAGGATTTAATTCATTTGAAAAAGCTAATAATCTTATTTTTATGTTTATATTTCACTATAACTTTATTAGACCTCATGGTTCATTGAATAACCTTACACCTGCCGAAGTTGCTGGCTTTGCTAGCAATAATATAACAAGACAATCTTGGTTTATAGCTTCATAG
- a CDS encoding FecCD family ABC transporter permease — protein sequence MKKNNIIKKNIYIGISVVVLIILSLSSMKIGSIDITLKELLVGIFTNNGGETWDIIRDLRMPRVITAILVGSSLAVSGVLLQAVIRNPLAEPSITGISSGASLFSVVVMVFLPSLTSYRYLFGFLGGILACIVVYSLAFKNTLSPIRIVLTGIAVNAMLGGIISITTIFNGNNASSVQMWLTGSLVAVTWKDVFPLLAYTIIGLICAFILSRTCNVIVLGDKNSKGLGFNADKTRIIISLVAVFLAGVSTSVAGIISFVGLVVPHICRIIIGSNHRYLIPFSCTLGAILLLIADTLGRTIAKPYEIPVGIVMAILGAPFFLYLLRKSNV from the coding sequence ATGAAAAAGAATAATATTATAAAGAAAAATATATACATTGGAATTTCTGTAGTAGTTTTAATAATTTTATCATTAAGTTCAATGAAAATAGGTAGCATAGACATAACATTAAAGGAATTACTAGTAGGTATTTTTACTAATAATGGGGGAGAAACTTGGGATATTATAAGAGATTTGAGAATGCCAAGAGTAATAACAGCAATATTAGTAGGATCTAGCTTAGCAGTATCAGGGGTTTTATTGCAAGCAGTTATAAGAAATCCATTAGCAGAGCCGTCAATTACGGGGATTTCTTCTGGAGCAAGTCTTTTTTCAGTTGTAGTTATGGTATTTCTACCTTCATTAACTTCTTATAGATATTTATTTGGATTTTTAGGTGGAATTTTAGCATGTATAGTGGTTTATTCTTTAGCATTTAAAAATACATTATCTCCAATAAGGATTGTTCTAACAGGTATAGCTGTAAATGCTATGCTTGGGGGAATTATATCTATAACAACTATATTTAACGGGAATAATGCTTCAAGTGTTCAAATGTGGCTTACAGGAAGTCTTGTAGCTGTAACTTGGAAAGATGTGTTTCCACTTTTGGCATATACAATAATAGGATTAATTTGTGCTTTTATTTTATCTAGAACTTGTAATGTAATAGTTTTAGGAGATAAAAACTCAAAAGGACTTGGATTTAATGCTGATAAGACTAGAATAATTATATCTTTAGTAGCTGTTTTTTTAGCAGGAGTTTCAACATCTGTAGCAGGAATTATATCATTTGTAGGGTTAGTAGTTCCACATATTTGTAGAATTATTATAGGTTCTAATCATAGATATTTAATACCATTTAGCTGTACATTAGGTGCAATCTTACTTTTAATTGCAGATACATTGGGAAGAACAATAGCAAAGCCTTATGAAATTCCTGTTGGTATAGTTATGGCAATTTTAGGAGCACCATTTTTCTTATATCTTTTAAGAAAAAGTAATGTTTAA
- the istA gene encoding IS21 family transposase, with product MIIKVNVNSEIKVNSLVDLHKLKVIMEVNNLKVNKSQIARELGVDARTVGKYLNGYVKPATRNRKSPIDDFKPIIQSLLSEESIQIFYYKRVLWQYLKDNHGLDCAQSSFRRYISNNVEFNDYFKRRKKGYISNKSTMRFETDKGHQAQLDWKENIDFVLSNGEVININIFVLILSYSRFRIYRLSLEKTQDILFSFLNESFEAFGGVPKELLTDNMKTVMDQPRTTYQSGKVNNKFQQFADDYGFKVRPCIAGRPNTKAKVEAPMKLLDEIRAYNGTLNFDELHELILKLNDRINGTCHTSTGKIPVLHLEKEKDFLFALPTEQIRNQYNIITTSVKVNSQSMISYKSNQYSVPPEYIGKKLKLQVYDNQLHLYYSTNLVTIHEIKNQKLNYHNNHYLQISSLTFKNSKYEMNEIAKNNLKMIGEIYGN from the coding sequence ATGATTATAAAAGTAAATGTTAATTCAGAAATTAAAGTTAATAGTTTAGTAGATCTTCATAAATTAAAAGTAATTATGGAGGTAAATAATTTGAAGGTTAATAAGAGCCAAATCGCAAGAGAACTTGGTGTGGATGCCCGTACTGTAGGAAAATATTTAAATGGATATGTTAAGCCAGCAACTCGAAATCGAAAATCACCAATTGATGATTTTAAGCCTATTATACAATCTCTTTTGAGTGAAGAGTCAATTCAAATATTCTATTATAAGCGTGTTCTATGGCAATATCTTAAAGATAACCATGGCTTAGACTGTGCACAATCTTCTTTTAGAAGATACATATCTAACAATGTTGAGTTTAATGATTATTTTAAACGTCGAAAAAAAGGCTACATATCTAATAAATCTACTATGAGATTTGAAACGGATAAGGGACATCAAGCACAATTAGATTGGAAAGAAAATATTGATTTTGTTTTAAGCAACGGTGAAGTTATTAACATAAATATATTTGTTTTAATACTGTCATATTCAAGGTTTAGAATTTATAGATTATCATTAGAAAAAACACAAGATATATTATTTTCATTTTTAAATGAATCATTTGAAGCCTTCGGCGGCGTTCCTAAAGAATTATTAACAGATAATATGAAAACTGTTATGGATCAACCAAGAACAACTTATCAAAGCGGAAAGGTAAACAATAAATTTCAACAGTTTGCAGATGATTATGGCTTTAAAGTCCGTCCCTGCATAGCAGGTAGACCGAATACAAAAGCTAAAGTAGAAGCACCAATGAAATTACTAGATGAGATTAGAGCTTATAATGGTACTCTCAACTTTGATGAATTGCATGAATTAATTTTAAAACTTAATGATAGAATTAATGGGACATGCCATACTTCAACTGGCAAAATTCCTGTTCTCCACTTAGAAAAAGAAAAAGATTTCTTATTTGCGCTTCCAACAGAACAAATAAGAAATCAATACAACATCATAACTACAAGTGTTAAGGTTAATAGCCAAAGTATGATTTCTTATAAATCAAACCAATATTCTGTACCACCAGAATATATAGGCAAAAAACTTAAATTGCAAGTATATGATAATCAACTACATTTGTATTATAGCACAAATTTAGTTACTATCCATGAAATTAAAAATCAAAAATTAAATTATCATAATAATCATTACTTACAGATTAGTTCTTTAACATTTAAAAATTCCAAATATGAAATGAATGAAATAGCTAAAAATAATTTAAAAATGATAGGAGAAATATATGGTAACTAA
- a CDS encoding ATP-binding cassette domain-containing protein — protein MLEINNLNYSYDGEVKVLDDVTFKIEKGKIYCLLGVNGAGKTTLFNCITGFLNSNLDLDENLINDKILYIQDEMNFYKNLSGIEFIKLIFDLKEKLLDEEKLKILLKDLKMEEKITDTISTYSLGTKQKLVLIIGFLLKYEYIFMDEPFGAIDFISAEYIINLLQKYRDQNNGIIISTHLIDIAHEIADEILFINNGKVYQKRNDFIDTKQLKEWIRRNI, from the coding sequence ATGTTAGAAATAAATAATTTAAATTATAGTTATGATGGTGAAGTAAAAGTTCTTGATGATGTTACTTTTAAAATAGAAAAAGGGAAAATATATTGTTTACTTGGAGTAAATGGAGCAGGTAAAACAACATTATTTAATTGTATTACAGGATTTTTAAATAGCAATTTAGACTTAGATGAGAACTTAATAAATGATAAGATATTATATATTCAGGATGAAATGAACTTTTATAAAAATTTATCTGGAATAGAATTTATTAAATTAATTTTTGATTTAAAGGAAAAGTTATTGGATGAAGAAAAGTTAAAAATATTATTAAAAGATCTAAAAATGGAAGAAAAAATTACTGATACTATTTCAACTTATTCATTAGGAACAAAGCAAAAGCTAGTACTTATAATAGGATTTTTATTAAAGTATGAATATATTTTTATGGATGAACCATTTGGAGCTATTGATTTTATAAGTGCTGAATATATTATAAATCTATTACAGAAATATAGAGATCAGAATAATGGAATAATTATATCTACACATTTAATTGATATTGCTCATGAAATAGCTGATGAAATTTTATTTATAAATAATGGTAAAGTATATCAGAAAAGAAATGATTTTATTGATACTAAACAATTAAAGGAGTGGATAAGAAGAAATATTTAA
- a CDS encoding NEAT domain-containing protein translates to MKYLRIIFSVFLIGMFVSMFGVNTKAIESKEIESGIYELENDVYHNSEIGRSMARTYLNNIMTLEAKGGNMFCTIEFSSSDYMENYRMIIDEKEVESEIVDKNEENKTVKIKFKINSLDSKINANMYVIPMGRDVSFDIIPKKDTLKLIEKIEEPKAESDDSKTNDAVENNQKESKEKTSIITFGAIIIGLVAIVVIGSRVKNKYKQV, encoded by the coding sequence ATGAAATATCTTAGAATTATATTTTCAGTATTTTTAATAGGAATGTTTGTTAGTATGTTTGGTGTTAATACTAAAGCAATTGAAAGTAAAGAAATTGAAAGTGGTATATATGAATTAGAAAATGATGTTTATCATAATTCAGAAATAGGAAGATCTATGGCTAGGACATATTTAAATAACATTATGACTTTAGAAGCTAAAGGTGGAAATATGTTTTGTACAATTGAATTTTCTTCAAGTGATTATATGGAGAATTATAGAATGATAATTGATGAAAAGGAAGTTGAAAGTGAAATAGTAGATAAAAATGAAGAAAACAAAACAGTTAAAATAAAATTTAAGATTAATTCCTTAGATTCTAAGATAAATGCTAATATGTATGTAATACCTATGGGAAGAGATGTTAGTTTTGATATAATCCCTAAAAAGGATACATTAAAATTAATTGAAAAGATAGAAGAACCTAAAGCTGAAAGTGATGATTCTAAAACAAATGATGCTGTAGAAAATAATCAAAAAGAAAGCAAAGAAAAAACATCAATAATAACATTTGGAGCAATAATTATAGGATTAGTGGCTATAGTTGTAATTGGTTCAAGAGTTAAAAATAAATATAAACAAGTATAA
- a CDS encoding ABC transporter ATP-binding protein: MLIGKNISFSYDDKEFINNLDIKIEKGKITTIIGPNGSGKSTLLGMLCSVNKIKNGCIYIDGKNIINYKSKLLAQIIATVYQQNNVPEDIVVEDLVAYGRIPHKGYFEKNNENDYKIIEWAIKSTNVEHLKNKPISHLSGGEKQRVFIALALAQKPKVLFLDEPNTYLDIFNQIELLELVKKLNEENNITVVMVLHDINQAVKYSDNLVIMKNGKIMKFGKSEDIINAEIIESVYNVKGIVTEVAENEKYFIPISVVH, encoded by the coding sequence ATGTTGATAGGAAAAAATATAAGTTTTTCTTATGATGATAAAGAATTTATAAATAATTTAGATATAAAAATAGAAAAGGGAAAAATAACTACTATAATAGGTCCTAATGGAAGCGGAAAATCTACTTTATTAGGTATGCTTTGTTCAGTTAATAAAATAAAAAATGGCTGTATTTATATAGATGGTAAAAATATAATTAATTATAAAAGTAAATTACTTGCACAAATTATTGCTACAGTATATCAACAAAATAATGTACCTGAGGATATAGTTGTAGAAGATTTAGTTGCATATGGAAGAATACCACATAAAGGCTATTTTGAGAAGAATAATGAAAATGATTATAAAATTATAGAATGGGCTATTAAAAGTACTAATGTAGAACATTTAAAAAATAAGCCTATTTCACATTTATCTGGGGGAGAAAAACAAAGGGTATTTATAGCTCTTGCTTTAGCTCAAAAACCTAAGGTTTTATTTTTAGATGAACCTAACACTTATTTAGATATTTTTAATCAAATAGAGCTTTTAGAGTTAGTAAAAAAGTTAAATGAAGAAAATAATATAACCGTAGTTATGGTTCTTCATGATATCAATCAAGCTGTAAAGTATAGCGATAATTTAGTAATTATGAAAAATGGGAAAATAATGAAGTTTGGTAAGTCAGAAGATATAATAAATGCAGAGATAATAGAGTCAGTATATAATGTAAAGGGAATTGTAACAGAAGTAGCAGAAAATGAAAAATACTTTATACCTATAAGTGTAGTGCATTAA